From the genome of Geminocystis herdmanii PCC 6308, one region includes:
- a CDS encoding metallophosphoesterase family protein, whose product MKIAIISDIHGNLKALETVLQDIDSRGNIDKIICLGDLVEGGEFDREVIELIRAKNIPCVRGNHDEFNDCDLDKDVKKWLSNLPEKIKFDNLCFTHISPREKAKQWAITSHIEAWNVFDEFDYQICFIGHLHYPIMYGEKCQSFAESTPYYVDDGIYDLDKEDRFIICFGAIAYPRHGGKFIRYGIYDNLENSIEFVILEGYLLPLGLCKP is encoded by the coding sequence ATGAAAATAGCAATAATATCTGATATTCATGGTAACTTAAAAGCGCTAGAAACGGTTTTACAAGATATTGATTCAAGGGGAAATATCGATAAAATTATCTGTTTAGGTGATCTGGTGGAAGGGGGAGAGTTCGATCGAGAAGTGATAGAATTAATTAGAGCTAAAAATATCCCTTGTGTACGAGGAAATCATGATGAATTTAATGATTGTGATTTAGATAAAGATGTTAAAAAATGGTTAAGTAATCTTCCTGAAAAAATAAAATTTGATAACCTTTGTTTTACCCATATTTCTCCTAGGGAAAAAGCGAAACAGTGGGCGATAACAAGTCATATTGAGGCGTGGAATGTTTTTGATGAATTTGATTATCAAATTTGTTTTATTGGACATTTACACTACCCGATAATGTATGGTGAAAAATGTCAATCTTTTGCAGAATCAACCCCTTATTATGTGGATGATGGTATCTATGATTTAGATAAAGAAGATAGATTTATTATCTGTTTTGGTGCGATTGCTTATCCTCGTCACGGCGGTAAATTTATTCGCTATGGTATTTATGATAACCTCGAAAACTCGATCGAATTTGTCATTTTAGAAGGCTATTTATTACCATTAGGATTATGTAAACCCTAA